The Henckelia pumila isolate YLH828 chromosome 2, ASM3356847v2, whole genome shotgun sequence genome includes a window with the following:
- the LOC140883951 gene encoding uncharacterized protein → MAVAIPISAVRASSVDTQKRLPYNPHRTYPKKPDSLTAVPTAISTTTPLKKVANISISDLLKRDIYKSGQVEIGGTYLGYETWLPTPPKVEKPRSVFNPALLAYIGDCIYELYARRHFLLPPLDIEEFNNRVMAVVRCEAQDAMLQKLISDDFLSQEERDVLRWGKNIASAKTRTKKRAGVAVYNRASSLETLVGYLYLTNVQRLEEIMQKLGFSSEASTMLPQEK, encoded by the exons ATGGCGGTGGCCATCCCTATCTCCGCCGTTAGAGCTTCATCAGTTGACACCCAGAAGAGACTGCCTTACAATCCCCATCGCACGTATCCAAAGAAACCGGACTCTCTAACCGCCGTACCAACGGCCATTTCAACCACCACACCTCTTAAAAAAGTCGCAAATATATCCATTTCAGATCTACTCAAGCGCGATATTTATAAATCTGGTCAAG TGGAGATAGGTGGCACATACTTGGGTTATGAGACATGGTTGCCTACACCCCCAAAAGTGGAGAAGCCTCGGTCTGTGTTCAATCCCGCATTATTGGCTTATATTGGCGATTGTATTTATGAG CTATATGCTCGAAGGCACTTTTTGTTACCGCCATTAGATATAGAGGAATTTAACAATCGCGTCATGGCAGTAGTGCGTTGTGAAGCTCAG GATGCAATGCTGCAGAAACTTATAAGCGACGATTTTTTATCACAAGAAGAGAG GGATGTTCTACGCTGGGGGAAAAACATCGCCTCTGCTAAAACAAGAACGAAGAAGCGAGCAGGTGTGGCAGTTTACAATAGGGCATCTTCATTGGAGACACTT GTTGGTTATTTGTACCTAACAAATGTCCAACGGTTGGAAGAGATAATGCAGAAGTTGGGTTTCTCTAGTGAGGCTTCTACCATGTTGCCACAAGAAAAATGA